Genomic DNA from Piliocolobus tephrosceles isolate RC106 unplaced genomic scaffold, ASM277652v3 unscaffolded_45958, whole genome shotgun sequence:
AGCCAAAAAAGTGGAAAGCAGGGACAAGGATGTGAAGAGTATAGAAAATAAGATACACAAGTATTTTTCATTGCAAAAAAGCTAGGGAGGGAGATACATCATTGAATTCAAGTTTCAAAGACTTTGGGGCTTTTTTTAGAGAGGAATTTGGCCTAAGACCTCATGGTCCCACCCCTTGGTGACAGATGAAGTTGGTGCTGTTAGGAGTGGAATGCATCCATGCCTGGCACCCCCATGGCACCAGGGAGCTGTATTCTGGCAGGTGCAGTATAAATCCAGCTCATTCAGAGGACAAGCTCCCTGGTGACAAACTCTTTGGCTGATCAGCAAGAATTCAACACCTTTGACCACAAACAAAGGCTCAACGTGTATGTCCAGTTCAGCAATAAAAGCCTGTTAATCTTGGGTGTTTGGTGCCTTAGAAGTTGGGCTCTGGGGGAGGCAGTGACAAAGGGGGTTCTGCAGTGTGCCCAAGAAGAGCAGGGAGCAGTGGCAGCATCCTGGAGGGAGGCCTCAGGCACTTAGTGGAGAGGAGGTGGCACGTGGAGGAGCAGGTGACGGGGAGGTACTCCCAGCTGGGTTGAAGGCAGCTCTTTGCGTTGCATAGTCTGCTTGGGAAAAGCACTCCCGGCTGTGTCTCAGGCACATCCTTGGGCGGCAGGGAGCCTGTGGTAGGGAAAGGCACTCCTGGCTGTGTGGAAAGCAGATCCTTGGGCAGCAGGGAGCCTGTGTCCATTGGGACTGTGCAAGGGCTAAGCTGAGGTACCTCCCCTgtagggaagagaagagagagaaggtcaCTGTGATGAC
This window encodes:
- the LOC111554561 gene encoding uncharacterized protein LOC111554561 — encoded protein: MKAKQLVLQDRISCSYGSGSSSSQTKGTMEVLPSQLVTHPRVPGANLEGCGEVPQLSPCTVPMDTGSLLPKDLLSTQPGVPFPTTGSLPPKDVPETQPGVLFPSRLCNAKSCLQPSWEYLPVTCSSTCHLLSTKCLRPPSRMLPLLPALLGHTAEPPLSLPPPEPNF